The following are encoded together in the Terriglobia bacterium genome:
- the pyrH gene encoding UMP kinase — protein sequence MSTPVFKRILLKLSGEALAAGQGFGVDPIRVHEIAAEIQDVHSLGVQIAIVIGGGNFFRGLADQAREMDRVTADHMGMLATMINALALQDALEKRGVYSRVMSAIEMHEVAEPFIRRRAIRHLEKERVVIFGAGTGSPYFSTDTAASLRAMEIKAEVILKATKVDGIYDADPVVVKDAKRFDQISYMEVLKKGLKVMDATAISLCKDNNLPIIIFNLNHHGNIRRVVTGEKIGSLVSA from the coding sequence ATGTCTACACCAGTCTTCAAGCGCATCCTGCTCAAGCTCTCCGGCGAGGCCCTCGCCGCCGGTCAGGGCTTCGGCGTTGACCCCATCCGCGTGCATGAAATCGCCGCCGAGATCCAGGACGTCCATTCCCTCGGCGTACAGATCGCCATCGTCATTGGCGGCGGCAATTTTTTCCGCGGCCTCGCCGACCAGGCCCGCGAAATGGACCGCGTCACCGCCGACCACATGGGCATGCTGGCCACCATGATCAACGCCCTCGCCCTGCAGGACGCGCTCGAAAAACGCGGCGTCTACAGCCGCGTCATGTCCGCCATCGAGATGCACGAGGTCGCCGAACCCTTCATCCGCCGCCGCGCCATTCGTCACCTGGAGAAAGAGCGCGTCGTTATTTTCGGCGCCGGCACCGGCAGTCCTTATTTCTCCACCGACACCGCCGCCTCCCTCCGCGCCATGGAAATCAAGGCCGAGGTCATTCTCAAGGCCACCAAGGTCGACGGCATCTACGACGCGGATCCGGTCGTCGTCAAAGACGCCAAGAGGTTCGACCAGATCAGTTACATGGAAGTCCTGAAAAAAGGCCTCAAGGTGATGGACGCCACCGCCATCAGCCTGTGCAAGGACAACAACCTTCCCATCATCATCTTCAACCTCAATCACCACGGCAACATCCGCCGCGTCGTCACCGGCGAAAAAATCGGCTCCCTGGTGAGTGCCTGA